A stretch of DNA from Skermanella mucosa:
GTGGAACGTGACTCCCTTGCGCCGCAGCGTTTCCTGTCCGGGCAGGCTCAGCCCGGCCGGCCACGAGGAACGGTACCGCTCCTGGTCCGAAAACAGGAAGAGCATGTTCGGCCGGCTCCCGGCGGGGCCCCGCGCCGGGCGCGGCGCTTCGTCGGCCAGCGCGACCCGCGCCGGCCCCAACCCCGAGGAAGCCGCCGCGGCACCCGCCGCCAAGCCGAAGAAGCCGCGCCTGGAAACCGGGACGGCGCTTGCCGGGGCCGAGGCGTCTGGATGTCGCGTCACGTCGTTCCCTCCGTCGTATCGGCGTCGTCGGCCGATCTTCGTTTGGAAACAATCATATCCAGGCGCCGACTCTGCCGGCTGTGCGGAATTGGCACGTCGTTCGACCGGCCGGAGCCGTCGGCATCCCGGCTTCCGGTCTTCCGTTTCCACAAGGTATCGCTGGGTTTCTCTCCGAACAGCCTGCGGTACTCGACGGCGAAGCGGCCGAGCTGGAAGAATCCCCAGGATACGGCTATGTCGGTCACGGTGCGGTCGGCCGGATCGGCGGCGGACAGGGCGCGCCTGACATGGTGCAGCCGCGCGACGCGCATGTAGGCCTTCGGCGTCACGCCGTACAGTTCCAGGAAGCCCTGGTCGAGGGTTCGCCAGTTGACGTCCAGCAGCTCGCACAGTCGCCTGATGCTCACCGGCTGGTCCGTCACGGCCCGCAAGTAGGCCGCCGCGTCCCGGGCCAGGTGATGGCGGTGCGGAAGGACGACGCGCTGCGGATCCATCACAGCCGAAGCCAGCAGTTCCGACAGGATCTTGTCGGTCGCCAGGGCCGCGATCCGCGGTGACGCGAGGTAACACGACTGCTCATGCAGGACCGCGAGCATGGCCTTCAGCCGCTGCACGAGGACGAGGCCCTGATCGATGCCGGACAGGGCCAGCATGTAGGCCGCGCCGGGTGCCAGCTCCCGTCCCCACATGGCGTTCGCGTGGCGCTGAAAGACCGTCCGATCGATAGTCAGCACCAGGGCCGCCGTCGGCATCACCGAGGCGAACTCGAACTCCACCGCGGACTGGACCAGCGGAATGCGGGCGGGCGCCACCGGACGTCCGCGGAACCGGACCGGGGCGGGATCGCCGTCGACCAAGCCGATACAGACGCTTTCCGGGGCTCCCTCTCCCCGGATCAGCACTCCCGTCGACCAGTGGCTCGCGTCCAGCCTCAGCCCTTCGGTCTCCACGAAGAGGTGCTGCCCGCTTCCGGGGCCGGGCGAGATCTGGAAGCATTCCTGCGTCCAATCGCGCAGCACCCTGTCCATCATCGACTGCGCGTCGTCGAACCGTGCCCGGCCCGTCCGGCCGGCAAGGATCTTCGCATCACCGGGCGTTCTTCGCATCTTCCGGCCTCAAGAAAGATGTCCAGGCCCAAGGATGCATCCAGACGCTTCCCCTGCACACGATCCTTTCGGCGAATAGACCGTGTCCCGCCCCGTGACGCAGGGGAGCCCGGTGCGAAGCCGGTGCTCCGATCCCGCGTGGCATGATGATCAAAGGATGAGGTATGGGAGGTCCCCAGCTTCTTCCCTTTCGTGTCTAGGCTGATCCGGTGGACCGCCCGACCGGGAGGAGAGCCGCCAGCAGGAACGGCAGGAAGAAGGCCTTCTGGTCGATATCCACCGGGATTTCCGGGATCATCTCCAGCGGAATCAGCGACAGGAAAAATATCACCGCCGTGACTCCGGTAATGACAATGAACTGCGAAAAGGACAGGTGATCCCGCCGCATGGATGTTTCCCAATTCGTCCAGGTATTTGATTGTGGATCGCTTCAGCAATTCGACATCGGACGAGGCTTGCGGTTCCATGATGCTTTTATGACGCCAAATACTTGGCGTGAAGAAGTAAATAAACTGCGGAGGCACCGGCGCGGATGGGTGCGCCGATCCGGCATGAAGGTATCGGGGAACCGACCGGGCCGACCATGGTTGCCAAGGCACAGGCAT
This window harbors:
- a CDS encoding helix-turn-helix domain-containing protein; translation: MRRTPGDAKILAGRTGRARFDDAQSMMDRVLRDWTQECFQISPGPGSGQHLFVETEGLRLDASHWSTGVLIRGEGAPESVCIGLVDGDPAPVRFRGRPVAPARIPLVQSAVEFEFASVMPTAALVLTIDRTVFQRHANAMWGRELAPGAAYMLALSGIDQGLVLVQRLKAMLAVLHEQSCYLASPRIAALATDKILSELLASAVMDPQRVVLPHRHHLARDAAAYLRAVTDQPVSIRRLCELLDVNWRTLDQGFLELYGVTPKAYMRVARLHHVRRALSAADPADRTVTDIAVSWGFFQLGRFAVEYRRLFGEKPSDTLWKRKTGSRDADGSGRSNDVPIPHSRQSRRLDMIVSKRRSADDADTTEGTT